TAGAAAGTGGGGTTGGATCCCCCATGGTTACCCAGACGCCAGATGGACAACATCACGTGCTCACTCCCTCAGCGAGGAAAACGGTTTCGATAAGGTGAAACTGAACCTGTGTCGGATCAGTCTTTGAGAACGTGAAGATGGACTTGAGTCGGAACAGTTGGTCTTAAGGAAGATAAACAGCATATCATCAATCGTATTTGCACAACAACATTTCAGGAACATTGCTATTATGGAGCAACACAAGACGTTCACAAGGTCAATCTGTAATGACTTTTCTGGAGATGTCATGTCCTGTGAGAAGGATTTTCTGGCTCATGCCACAGCTCAGAACTTCCAGTTTGTCTGTAGCTTGGCAATACGACTCCATCAACACCATGACGGGATACGAAACAGCAGCCAGTACAACCAGACCTGCGCATGCCCAGCTCAAAGAACTACCCCAGGAGACCCACCTTATGACCTATCCTGCAGGATCTGACCCAGGAGACATATCCTGCAGGATCTGACCCCAAATTACTCATCACACGTGTGCTGCCTCAAAACCACCCACTCAAACCATTACATACCATCTATCAAAGAAGGGGAGGCCACCCTttcaccgtccctcacactcgaccaaaaccacaccacccaccacaagtcACCCGCCGACTTGAGGCACTAGACAGGAACCTCCAACACAAAACCTGCACAGCTGAACAAGATGCGAGCCGCACGCCCTAACGTACAAGATCCGCCACACGTGAAGCTAACGCATCAGATCCATCAACCAGGCTTCGACTCGCGGCAAGGACTCAACACAAAGGACCTGACCATGCATACGAACTGTCGCGATAACCCCTCCGTCCCCCTGCAGGACTTGCCTAATGGGAACAACCCAAAGGCATCGCTATTTAGGAACCTCCACAGGATAGAAGAACAAGACTCGCGGCAGGACTCGCCACGAAGGACCTGATCCATACGAACTGTCTGTCGCGATAACCCCTCCGTCCCCCGCAGGACTTGCCCAACGGGAACCACCCAACGGCATCGCTATTTGGGAACCTCCACAAGgggagaagaacaagaagaaaaccTCTAAACACAGCGCATCACCACGGAAGACCAACCCCCTCAGGATCCACATCACTACTCCCTCGATGTGAGGAAGCCTTCGTGGACTCACCTCGTTCATAACGTGTGATTGCACACGAACGATCTTGGCAACTAAAAGTACACCTCCACATACTAGAGAAATAATTGGCATTCTTACGTCACAAAAGAATAAGTAATCCTTCTTACATCACGGGAAAAACTGGGGAATAACCTTCTCAACATGGTATTACCATTCTCTTAGTGTATTTAGCAACCCTGTAGGCTGTACCACCACCGCATTAGTGCAGCCACAagcacacccactcacacacacacacacacacacacacacacacacacacaccctaccacacacacacacacccacccacacacagtatATCAAGTAGGAATATAAATATGGATAACCTAAACCAGAcattacaagaagaaaaaaaaatattaagttcGAGATTTAAGCCAAACAATTTTCTAAAAGCTGTCTGACACTGAGTGAGAGGAAATGAGCAATTAACATAAAATGCTGTGTGGATCTGTCGTGCTAATAAACGATAAACAAAATTATAAAGGCTAATGAAACACCCCTTAAACAATAAACAAAacggaaattaatatatatatatatatatatatatatatatatatatatatatatatatatatatatatatatatggttggagtATTGGTACAAGCAGAGGACTACATCTCACTGAACAGGGAAGAGGAACTACAGAACCACTGGGTAAATAATAATGCCTGTAGCAGAATGTGGCACAAACATCCGAGCAGGGTGGCAGGACTTTCTAAAAACGAGCGATTGGAACTGCTAACAAGCAAAATGAAAAGCCTCTGGTGTCTATCCAGTGAACCAGAGGCGTGAAAATACCAAATCCCTCAATGGGTGTCAGAAAACCTCTCTTACCGTGAGTGATTTGGACGTACAAGACAGGCAAAGATGGATCACTGGACTGCAACTTGCATCCATTTACAATATACTaactatggatatatatatatacttcagtacaACATCAGGGTCAAGTGACTATACGTAATATGTGGTATATTTTCAGGTCCGTGGTAGACAGACAGCTACAGGCGCACATTAAATGACATACCAAGCAACATGGCACGACACAATGCCACAATAACACAGCAGCGGTCGGTCGTTCACTGACTTACACGTTAAACAGTGAGGATGTTAATGACCAGAGAACACAATTGGGCATGTGATGAATGAGATGAAATGGTGAGGCATCTCAAGTCAAAATTCTCTCCTCATCAATTTAAACGAGTTAAAATGGCACggcctccgtacacacacacacacacacacacacacacatttgcatatGGTAATGGGTGTATCTCCACTCCAGAGTAGTAACTTCACGAGGCAACAGCTGACGCGGCGTTACATCTCACCATCCAAAAGCAAGCGTTACCTGGTATGGAGGTTACACTGTGGTAACATCTCACCACCCAAAGGCAAGCGTTACCTGGTATGGATGTTACACTGTGGTAACATCTCACCACCCAAAGGCAAGCGTTACCTGGTATGGAGGTTACACTGTGGTAACATCTCACCACCCAAAGGCAAGCGTTACCTGGTATGGATGTTACACTGTGGTAACATCTCACCACCCAAAGGCAAGCGTTACCTGGTATGGATGTTACACTGTGGCAACAATCTCGCCACCCAAAAGCAAGCGTTACCTGACACTGacttacactgtgtacacacgaGAGTATGCACATCTCTATACCGGTGAGGCAACGCTAATACTAATTTTTCTAAAATCACGTGAACCATTTTGTGCAGAAGCTCCAGCTGACACACTCTAAATCTAACAGCACGAGAAATGCAAAATTAATCTTGTTTACTGCCTGTGTTATCTCCTCGTGAAACATTAAACTTTACTTTTGTTATGAGGACAATGCAACTGACTTGATGCACTGTCTGAACTGCTTCCTCCCAGCGAAACGCCTTCCTTTTACATCAGCCTCAAGATAACGATAACATCCCCCCCGCCGGTGGGATTACtatcacaataatgatgatgacgactgTAAAGAGTAGGAGATAATAGCAAGggtaaggaagaggagaggaggagaaaggaagaggaggagaaggaaatggatgaggaggatgaggagggaagaggatgagaaggaaatggttgaggatgatggaggagggagaggaggagaaagaaatggatgaggaggaagaggaggagaaggaaatggttgaggagaatgaggaggaagaggaggagaaggaaatggTTGAGGGTGATGAGGAGGGAAGAGATTTCAAAGACAGGCAGGAGGACGAAAACGATGGGCAGTGGAAGACGaaagagaagacgaggaggaggaggaggacagtgacGATAAAGAGGGGAGGacggaagagaagaaaggaagacgacgacgaagaggaaGATGACGAGAGGATGGGGAAGACTACGACGATGACAATgagggaaagacgaagaaaagtaggaagaggaggagaggaaaggcgTGGAGTAAATATCAGAGGGACGACGAAGACAAcgaagagaaaaacaagaaaaggaaaataacacGAAAGGGAACAGCATGAAAATACCGAAGCTGAACAAACAAAGAATCATAGAATGGACGatccaatttaaaaaaaaaaaccatcacgAACATTGTTAAAACTAACAACTGTTCCTCTTACGTTTGTCATATGTCTCGGTGACTTGACGCTGTTGGaggccattaaatccaacacacacacacacacacacacacacacacacacacacacacacacacacagctgcagcagcaacgGCAACACTAGCGTGTCTAAGACACGCACGTACATCAACGTGTGATGTACCATCGGGAACAGCAGCGGCTCACGTGACAGTGGGTCACAGGAGGCTGTCCACGGGCGGTGCCAAGGCCAGTGAGGACGGTCGGAGGATGAGGTGGGATGGCAGGATGAGGGGGTGGGATCGGGGGGTGTGTAAGGAGAAGGTATATAAAGCGTCGCGCTGTGGCGGTGAGCCTCACTCCTACACCGGCCGCTGACCAAATAAGACATTATGGACGCTACCGCAAGACTGGTGAGCGAGTGAAACCCATTTCAGTCCGGCGTTTGTTTGTGCTAACTGATTTCACAATGCGTAAACTGCAGTCTCCACCGACAGGTCTTAACCACCcctccttcagcatgacggtacaatttGTAAGCAAGGCAttcatcatacccagaggtcattaccttcgtactcaagggtttaaacTCAGCCCTCACACCATGTCACATCCAACACGATTCTAAAATCACAGCTgacactgatctctctctctctctctctctctctctctctctctctctctctctctctctctctctctctctcgatgatatCTCTACCCAAATGGTCCCATTCAGTCTCGCAATATCGTCCAGAAATATCATAACTAATGCCAACTGGTAATATTCAAAgcctgtatatattttttccctccctcgggAAGTCCAAATGTTTGTGATAAATAGCGAGTTAACGAAGTCGTTACTGCCTTCATGACCCCGGCATCATTCGCATGCACATCCAGGTAGAAGTCCCCAGAAAAGTAGTTTGAGTACGtacttacagtgtgtgtgtgtgtgtgtgtgtgtgtgtgtgtgtgtgtgtgtgtgtgtgtgtgtgtgtgtaaatgtggatACTATacctgattactatttgtgttttacgtggagagagttttacagtcgtgctGCCCCGTCTTAAGCTTACCCTTGTATACAACTATCCCATCTTTACACAGTCCAGCCAAAGCCAATCACGACGGGAGGTAGAACAGCTAGGACGGCTATGGGCGTAATGTCGCGTCCACGATTCGAACCCGGGAGGGGCCCTCCCCTGCATGAATCAAACACGAACCCTGAACTTTCGAAGATATACACTTGAAACACACATCTAAGCATATACAAACAGACTGCACATGCAaaaatgctgacacacacacacacacacacacacacacacacacaaagtgacatGTTTACCCTTATTAGTAGTTCGTATAATTCCAGGAAACTTAATTAGCGAATGAAGTTAATTCAGAGCAATTCTATAATCAACCCTCTCGGAATGACAAGGCACAGGAGGGTAACACCTGCTATTCAAATATCCTCAGAGGAGCTTATCCTCTGCATGGGTTATGAACGTATCCATCAGCAACAAGAACATTTCCCCCTAACACCACAACGCACAGGGACTTCCCTGACTACGGCTCATATGAGGTTAACAGTGAGTATACTGAGCATTAGACGTACGTACATTCATCCTTATCCTCGCACTTGGTAATACCACACTGCCTTGCTGCACAGAACAGAATTCCAAGAAGTTGCACTGCCTCGAATCTGCTCTCCAGCGCCATGTAACCGGAGTATACCGTGGCCTGACTAATTCCACGCCGGCAACCTGGTCAATACTCCAACATGTCTACTGACAAAAAGCATCACCCTCACCTGTTGTCAGTTCTGGCAACCTCTGCTGGAACATGCCCTCCTGCTTCACAAGAGAAAAGTACTCACCATCTTGTTGCAATCAAGCATCAACTattgtatttattcattcatgaCACAATTCCTTTACTGAAATGATGGCCACATTCTTAACCATGCACAAAACAAGGTCTATTCCCCCTCGACATCCTTGTTTGTATAGCAGAGTTATACACATTATTCAATTATCTACATTATTCAATACTATTCTGCTGATTCACCCTAACTCATCCCTTACCCATCTCCTTGCCTAGTGTCTTTCTGTTCCTAATTTCTTACAGAGGTCACGAACTGTTTATCACCACTCATGACATTTTCTTTCAGTGTAAAAAATATCCTGTAGCTCTTCTTTCTTTAGTCTACGCTCGTGGCTGTTTGTACTCTACTACGTGTGTCAACTCATCCACTTTCATCCACAGTGTTATCCATCAATTTGCACCAACTTCTTCATGTCCTAAttcctatgtatatattcatcaacCTCATCTTTACACTCGTCTGTCACTGAGGGTTCTTACCTGTATCGTTCCCCCCCAGGCAGTGACGGCAGCGCTGGTGTGTGCGATGGGCCCGCATCCCACCGTCAACGCGGAGTTCCGCTATGAAGTCCTCCCGCCAGTCTACAACTCTGGCCGCCCCCCGCCCACACCCGTGTACCACCCTCCATACCGCCCAACAACgaccacatccactcccacacTCGAGCCACACCCGAAAAAGGATATTCTATCCGCAACCCACATCAGGAACCCTCTTCCAACCACAACAcagcccgccctccctcccctggtcgCGAGCCTCCATGAGCCCACACGAACCCAGGTCATCAGAAGACCTGGCTCCTTGCACAGACCGTCCAGCCCTCCGAAGGATAAGAACGCCCTCAAGCCAAAGACAACTTCAGCACATAAGCCGCCAAGGCTGGATGACGCTGCCCTGGCCCACAATGAGGTATGGGACGACGACTGGTCCAAGAAAATAccgtgacacacacagacagacacagacacacacagacacacacacagacacctgacGTGCCTCTCTCACTGGAGTAATTACTGTTACCTTTCTCTCGTGTTTATCGGTAACAATTCAGTAGTTGACTGTGATACCATTAAATGACATGTCTAATTCGCTGGCTTCAAAATCAATGCCTTAAATGTACTGTGTATGACATGCAATCAGTATACTGAAAATGAAACTTCACGAGTCAGATCATAGCAACAACAATTCTACTTTTGCTCTCTGTAAGCTTTCTAAGCTTTCCCCAAATGACGGCCACTAACCGACAATTATAAGACGCCCCACGAAGAAAATTGAAGGAACTGAATCCAAGCACAGCCACATGAACTCCCTCCCACCTTCTACGAACAGCCAAAAGACGCCCCACAACTAAGACCAACCACAGGACGTCCCTCACCTAAAAACAGCCACATGACGTCCCACTTTTACTGAAAGCCAAACGACAATAAACCACCACATGATACCCAAATACTGAACCAATCGACGCCCGATTGACAGTGGCACGACCCTCCCCTCCCAGGAAGCCACACAGCACCTCAGTACCAACAACTGTGACATGACGCTCCACTTAATAAGAGTCTGTCTCACTGAGATAACCAAAAGTGGTAGCATGACAGGCGAGGTGATAAACGACGTCGTAGAGCatcaaccatcctcctcccctcaaaaaaaaagtgaCGCGACACCACTCCTCCAAGAAGTCACAGGACGTTTCCCTCCGAAGAACTCTCAcacgacgagaaaaaaaaaaaatggaaaagactCCCGCACTGGACCATCTCCGTGACAAAGCTGCTAAACGAATGACAACAAAAACGGTCTAATTCGCTTCTCCTCCCGTCAGGGACCTGGGCCGTACTCCTTCAACTACCTGGTCGAGGACGAGACCAGCAGCTTCAGCCACTCCGAGACCCATGACGGAGAAGCCGCCTCCGGTACCTTCCGTCTGCGTCTACCGAAGACTCACCAGACCTTCACCTACGTTGCTGGGTAATGCCGCCGGCAGCAGAACCCTCGCATACATCGCCAAATGAACGGGCCTTTACGTACGACCTTTCACCAGCGATAATAACCACCGTCAGTCGTTGCATCAGTATCTTCACCTCCGTCACCGCATGGCAGATTTTACAACCGTATCCTCACCGAACGTCGCCGGGCAGACAGATCCGACAAGCTTTCACTACCGTCTGTCAAAAACCACACCCACGCCAGCGTCGCCATAAGACAGATGTTGTGGTCGCGTCCACAGTCCACGTACGTCATCCGCATCTATCTTACGACGGTTTCCGAGGCTCGTCTACCCCTACAGCTCCGTCTGGGACCAAGCCGTTGCGTTGCTTCTCTGCTACATCGTCCGCAGTCCGTAAGGCTTACGCAACCGAAACTGGTTTTCTGTCGTAAAAGCGGCAAATCTCCTGTACACTCCTACCCATCTTGAGGGAGGCGGCGTGAAAATGGGGTACAAGATTGTACAAATGGTACACTCGCTGGGGCTTGTCTGGGATCTTTGTAAATTTCTCCACTGGAAAGTTCATCATGTGTTTCTAAGTGCCAGTTTCAACACCTACGTCTACATCCTCGCATGACAGCTGTTCAAACATCACCTACGTCCCCGCATGATGGCTGTTCCGACATACTCAGATACGTCGCCCGCGGCGTGACAAATGTCACATCATCTGCGCTGCTGCGCcacagcagttacaacatcactCCCCTGATCCCCATGAGACAGGTGTTTTCACGTTATGTTGTAGGCgttacaaacatactcacatcGTTGCTAGCAGGTATTACTAACACACTTCCCAAAACTCCGGCGCTGTGTTCAACACTGTAGGCAATATCACTAAACTAATTCAGGTTAACCCAAACAGACCTTTATACTTAGCATTACAAAATCTGGAATAATTTCACAAAAGCTTACAACTGGTATATATGAAAGTGTCATCACACGCAGGGGTCTTCACCGCCGGCAACCATTGAGAACAGACAGCATAACCAGGACTCACTAAGTTATCACAGGTTTAATGGCAAGGAACCGTCCACATCGGAAATACAGGAATCCACAACATGAAAAGCAACTACGTACAAACACAACGACAAATAGAAAAGGGTAAACCTACCATGAAACATCACAGTCGGGGCCTATATATGTGACCACAGCACCaaaacaaaagtatatatatatgctgcatggggatgggttgggtgggGACTGAAGTCCCTCCCTGGGGCCGCCATCTTCAGTGATTTTATTCTGGCTAACgacagaaactatatatatatatatatatatatatatatatatatatatatatatatatatatatatatatatatatataatcgcctgGCAATCCCAGTGACACATTTACTAATGCCTCACGACCCCATCACAACAAACTCAGCTCCAGCAACCACGGCAGAGCGACATCATCTCTTCCAGGGGAATAATGCCAAATTACCTTCACAAAAGAGGGTCTTCAGGTTACATCGCCTGGCCTGGTATCTTTAGCGCTGGCTTCCCCACCGTGTTTTgcaaatgtgtctgtgtgtgtgtacatatatatatatatatatatatatatatatatatatatatatatatatatatatatatatatatatatatacacacacatctcgttAAAACAGTCCAGACTAACACGTAAACCTGAGGATTTAATTCTAAGAGAACTAATGATATAACGTAACTCCGCAAGAAATATGAGTTCCATGGTGGTTTGGAAGGATGATGCATCTATTTGGAGACGGAAGGTTTGCATGAAAGACGAGGGTCGTGTAGACAAATCCTTGCAGATTCCTTGCAAAGAAAAGGGGATGAAATTTTGCATAAGGTGAAGGGTAATGGTGGAAAAGGAGAAATTACTTGTggacaaagaaaacgagaatagaAATTACTGAAAGCTCGTCAAATGCATCTCTACACTTCCATTTTCTCCGTTGTCTAAACTCGACAATGACTACAGATAATCCTAGAACACACGATAAGGACAGCAATTACGGTCCTAACAACCTGGTTACTGGTGCAAAAGGGAACAGACGCGGATGAGAGGGAATCATGACACGAGGTGGCAGGAGGAACAGTAATGCGTCTTAAAACTGGGTGGTGGTCGTGGCGTACAGCGTGACCCACTGTGGAGATGAAGCAGGCGATGACCGGATCTGGAAAGTGAATTTGGCAACAGGGCATGACCACGGTGACTGAACAGAGGCACTGAACTGTCCCAGTGTGTAACTGTTCCAGGGAGTCAGAATGTACAAATGACAAGATAGGTCTTCTGTTTATGGTCGAGGTTATCTTTTGAGGTTAACATCTCGTCCTAATATCATGAGTGAACTCCTCAACACCTACCTGTCCACT
This Panulirus ornatus isolate Po-2019 chromosome 29, ASM3632096v1, whole genome shotgun sequence DNA region includes the following protein-coding sequences:
- the LOC139757964 gene encoding uncharacterized protein, translating into MDATARLAVTAALVCAMGPHPTVNAEFRYEVLPPVYNSGRPPPTPVYHPPYRPTTTTSTPTLEPHPKKDILSATHIRNPLPTTTQPALPPLVASLHEPTRTQVIRRPGSLHRPSSPPKDKNALKPKTTSAHKPPRLDDAALAHNEGPGPYSFNYLVEDETSSFSHSETHDGEAASGTFRLRLPKTHQTFTYVAG